The Candidatus Margulisiibacteriota bacterium genome contains a region encoding:
- a CDS encoding HAD-IB family hydrolase → MNQQSVANRIAVFDIDGTIIKGFTEFHFFIYLFKKGIINVADIISLAMYFILFRLGFMSVEGLRKKAAGIVDGMKIEKFSQIVKNFFNETIRHRISEKALKIIDADKRQEYRIVISTAAFDLIAQGYADIVSADSIIATEIAVCENVINGKVKSVINYGRNKEAKMREFCRNNNVDLAKSKAYANDLSDLFLLKMFGCPIVCNPDRKMRAIARKNGWRELKLI, encoded by the coding sequence ATGAATCAACAATCGGTCGCCAATAGGATAGCGGTGTTTGATATTGATGGAACAATTATAAAGGGGTTCACGGAATTTCATTTCTTCATTTATCTTTTTAAGAAAGGAATAATTAATGTTGCTGATATAATCAGCCTTGCCATGTACTTTATCCTGTTCAGGCTGGGATTTATGAGCGTTGAAGGGCTCAGGAAGAAAGCAGCGGGAATAGTAGATGGCATGAAAATCGAGAAATTCAGCCAAATCGTCAAAAACTTCTTTAATGAAACAATAAGGCACAGGATTTCCGAGAAAGCACTAAAAATAATAGATGCAGATAAAAGGCAAGAATATAGAATAGTAATTTCAACGGCGGCTTTTGATTTGATCGCGCAAGGTTATGCTGACATCGTTAGTGCAGATAGCATCATTGCGACAGAGATAGCTGTCTGCGAAAATGTAATAAACGGCAAAGTAAAGAGTGTAATAAACTATGGAAGAAACAAAGAGGCCAAGATGAGAGAATTCTGCAGAAACAATAATGTTGATCTTGCCAAGAGCAAGGCTTATGCGAATGATCTTTCAGATCTGTTTCTTCTGAAAATGTTTGGTTGCCCTATAGTATGCAACCCTGACCGCAAGATGCGTGCCATTGCCAGAAAAAATGGGTGGAGGGAGCTGAAACTAATCTGA
- a CDS encoding lysophospholipid acyltransferase family protein — MNRFFVGEVRGIENIPEDRPAILAANHQSYFDFLIIPSVVKSRRVHIIAARELSAHPFVGIYARNDKCILVDRKTPGTKFYKDAIKVLKDNNLLLIFPEGTRSPDGSISSFKRGFVELARIAGAVIVPTAINGTKDILPKGGKKIKLNKSSIAFGKPVDVNDLIPVNAGKKMLQQISEEIRQTVTELIK, encoded by the coding sequence ATGAACCGTTTCTTTGTTGGGGAAGTTAGAGGGATAGAGAACATACCGGAAGACAGGCCGGCCATCCTTGCGGCAAACCACCAAAGTTATTTTGATTTCTTGATAATACCTTCGGTCGTTAAAAGCAGAAGGGTCCATATCATTGCCGCCCGGGAACTGAGCGCGCATCCTTTTGTCGGGATATATGCGCGAAACGACAAATGTATCCTTGTTGACAGGAAAACTCCGGGAACAAAGTTCTATAAAGATGCGATAAAAGTTTTAAAAGACAACAATCTTCTTTTAATATTCCCTGAAGGCACGAGATCTCCGGACGGCTCCATCTCTTCTTTTAAGCGCGGGTTTGTCGAGCTTGCGCGCATAGCCGGAGCAGTAATAGTGCCCACTGCTATAAACGGCACAAAAGACATCCTTCCTAAGGGAGGAAAGAAAATAAAATTAAACAAGAGTTCTATTGCATTTGGAAAACCTGTCGATGTCAATGATCTGATCCCAGTAAATGCCGGCAAAAAAATGCTTCAGCAGATCAGTGAAGAAATAAGACAAACAGTAACGGAATTGATAAAATAG